A portion of the Epinephelus moara isolate mb chromosome 4, YSFRI_EMoa_1.0, whole genome shotgun sequence genome contains these proteins:
- the fhl1a gene encoding four and a half LIM domains protein 1a produces the protein MTDRFDCYYCRDNLHGKKYVKKEDKHVCTKCFDKICANTCAECRRPIGADAKELHHKNRYWHEDCFRCAKCYKPLASEPFSARDDGKIMCGKCGSREDGNRCQGCYKVVMPGSQNVEYKHKVWHEECFTCFECKQPIRTQSFLTKGDDIYCAPCHDKKFAKKCFHCKQPITSGGISYQDHPWHSECFVCHTCRKALAGARFTSHENNVYCVDCFKTDVAKKCHGCKNPITGFGHGTNVVNYEGFSWHEYCFNCKKCSLSLANKRFVISGDHIYCPDCAKKV, from the exons ATGACTGACCGCTTTGACTGCTACTACTGCCGGGACAACCTGCACGGGAAGAAATATGTGAAGAAGGAGGACAAGCACGTGTGCACCAAGTGCTTTGATAAGATCTGCGCCAACACCTGCGCAGAGTGCAGGCGCCCTATTGGTGCTGACGCCAAG GAGCTGCACCATAAGAACCGCTACTGGCATGAGGACTGTTTCCGCTGTGCCAAGTGCTACAAGCCGCTGGCCAGCGAGCCGTTCAGCGCCAGGGATGATGGCAAGATAATGTGTGGCAAGTGTGGCTCTCGGGAGGATGGCAACCGCTGCCAGGGCTGCTACAAGGTGGTCATGCCAG gctCCCAGAACGTGGAGTACAAGCACAAGGTGTGGCATGAGGAATGCTTCACCTGCTTTGAATGCAAGCAGCCGATCCGCACACAAAGCTTCCTGACCAAGGGAGATGACATCTACTGTGCTCCCTGCCATGACAAGAAGTTTGCTAAGAAATGCTTCCACTGCAAGCAG ccCATCACCTCTGGAGGGATCAGCTACCAGGACCACCCCTGGCACTCTGAGTGTTTTGTGTGCCACACCTGCCGTAAAGCTCTGGCGGGAGCTCGCTTCACTTCTCATGAGAACAACGTTTACTGTGTGGATTGCTTCAAGACTGATGTGGCCAAGAAGTGCCATGGATGCAAGAACCCAATCACAG GGTTTGGCCATGGCACCAATGTGGTGAACTATGAGGGATTCTCCTGGCATGAGTATTGCTTCAACTGCAAGAAGTGCAGCCTCTCGCTGGCCAACAAGCGCTTTGTCATCAGTGGAGATCACATCTACTGCCCCGACTGCGCTAAGAAAGTGTGA